The window gagaagaaagggagacgcgagaagcgctCGAAGGCTCTGCCGGAAAccgaaaagggcgagagtggcagtttcgcgtctttccggTCCTTCGCGTCGGCGCTCGTGTCGGCCTTTTTCGTCACGATCGCCACAGAGTTGGGCGACCGgaccttcttcctcgctgcgcttctctcgatGAAATATTCGAAACTGatcgtcttctccgccacGTGCGTCGCGCTGTTCTTAATGACTGCCGTCTCGACAGGCGTCGGGCGACTGCTGCACTGGGCGCCCGACACGTTCGCGCTGAAGGCGCACCTTGGCGAGTTTCCGATCGACGCCTGGATCTCCaccctcctcctcttcttctttgctgcTTGGCACCTCAAGAGCCTCTGGGAAACCGAggacgcgtcgcctccttcacgcgcctcgtctttttctgtgcccGGCCACGCGGCCCAAAGCGCTCGCGAGCTCCGCGCGACCGGTGGATCGCCTCGCGGGCCAGGCAAGtcgagacagggagacgcggagagcgACACGGCGCAGCCCCCgcggaaaccgagagagCAGGACGTGGGCACATccgcaagaagaggagagaggagagaagaactcgTCGAGGGCGCCCGCCACCAAACCCGCGATCCCAGAGAAGGCAACGGAAAGGAAACCGGCGGATCTgccaggcgaagcagcgaaatCAGCACGCGTCCCGGATGCTCCCCGCAGGATGCGCTTTCTTTGTCGCTACACATGGAGGAATCGGAGGGATGGCCTTCGTCCGAAACAGGGTCTgagcggtctctctctcgagcgtCTTCCAGAAGCgtcgacggcagagacgacagcgaagggaaaggacCGCTGAAAGGCTGCTCCGAAGTCCACTCGGCGAACAGAGCCGACGGCGTGGACGAAAACTTCATggaagctgaggaagaacTGCAGAGAATCCAGGTTAgcctgcggagagaagacgcaaacggGAAGCGAACAAGACCAGATGTCGCGCGACAAAGAGTGGTCCTTGGAATCCAGGCACTACTCGATGTGATGTGTGAAGCTTATCTCGCTCGAGCGATCGACTTCCATCTCTTTATAGATATCTGCAGCCTTGGTTGAGCCGTCGCGATGTATATACACTGTAGACATATTTTTATATGCAGTTTTGTTCATGTCTTGGTGTATTTTTCTCTGCACGTGCATATgatgtatacatatctacCTGTCTGTGCATGTTCTTGGTTTGCCACCAGTACATTTATTCATATCTGCTGTTCTGATGAATATaactttatatatatatatatatatatatatatatctgtagtTGGATTTAAATTTGTGTGTGCGCGTTACGTACTtgtgtttccgtctctgAGAAATACCTGTGGGCACGGCTGTTCGTGCACCTACTTACCAGTCGAGCTCGGCGGTTGGTTTTCTAGAGCAGTCTGTGGATTCGTCTGTGTGTCAGACACGGGTGTTCTGGTGGGCTAGCTCGTCGCACGCGTGTCGCCCCGGCGCTCGTGCGGCTGGAGACTCCCGGTGAAGAGTTCTGCgtggggagacaggaagttGAGGCAAGACCGCGGAGCGGGACACCAGGAGGGCGAAGTCTTTTGGAGAGCGCcagacgcgtcgccttttcccgaGCTGGTTTTCGGTGTCTTTGTGTGTGGTGTCGCAGTACACGCGCCTCGGGGTGCGCCCTTCCTCGTTGAAAGTTTTGTGGGAAGTTTTCCTGGTGATTGGAGCGGCGGAGATCGGCGACAAGTCAATGGTTGCCACTGTGGGCCTCGCGACGTCGCAAAACCCCTTCGGTGTCTTCGTCGGTAGGTTTCTGTCTGTCAAGCACTTGTGCTCGTTGACGCACGGCGATTTCACACGCACATCGCACCGAAGGGTTTAAATCTGCAACTATCCAAATGCACATATTTCCAGTTGTCATCCGCT of the Neospora caninum Liverpool complete genome, chromosome XII genome contains:
- a CDS encoding putative transmembrane protein; translation: MAFPRCPLAVGQSKGRWGPSRFSSCLPLSLSLLFYLSLSLFLAPSQDRFAQGHIHYAVEHLDPHLLSRWPEPNFCKWLDEEGRFALASLLGGETTLRLLSALCETGASWPRGQQQQAGCCDDSHAADAVDFEMRRRLIRPAPWRRLASSSLSESAYIRASENRYYGHKPSPATIPSAFPPSISLAAVLASSPQSEPGNAPYESADTEKKGRREKRSKALPETEKGESGSFASFRSFASALVSAFFVTIATELGDRTFFLAALLSMKYSKLIVFSATCVALFLMTAVSTGVGRLLHWAPDTFALKAHLGEFPIDAWISTLLLFFFAAWHLKSLWETEDASPPSRASSFSVPGHAAQSARELRATGGSPRGPGKSRQGDAESDTAQPPRKPREQDVGTSARRGERREELVEGARHQTRDPREGNGKETGGSARRSSEISTRPGCSPQDALSLSLHMEESEGWPSSETGSERSLSRASSRSVDGRDDSEGKGPLKGCSEVHSANRADGVDENFMEAEEELQRIQYTRLGVRPSSLKVLWEVFLVIGAAEIGDKSMVATVGLATSQNPFGVFVGSCLGHAGVTLLAVVAGMMLQGRLSERYMNICCGLLFLGFGIFALFDAIARPES